In Spirosoma sp. KUDC1026, the sequence TTTCTGCGTTTCGCCAGAAGCCCGTAAATGGACTTAACAAAGGGCCAAAAGCGGGGATTGCTCCCCAGGGGCGGTTAGCAGCCCAGATCAGCAATAGGGTGATTGCCAGCGAAAGAGTAGCCTTTACGTAGTTCACAGGAACGGCAGAAACGTGGTGCTGCAAATTGCACGTTACGCGCTCATAAACAAAATTTTTGCGTGAAGCAGTCGCGCGAAGCAGTATAGTACACGACGGTGCTTCTTCACAAAACGGTAATTTGGCCGTTGGCGGATTGATTGTTTACCTTCGGATACTCATACTCAACTGTCATGCTGTTCATCCGTTTCCTTGTTTGTTGTTTATCGCTGGTTATGGCTACACTCCCTACTGCTCCTTCCTTCGACGTACAGGGCCACCGGGGCTGTCGGGGACTAATGCCCGAAAACACCGTTCCCGCCTTTAAACGAGCTCTGGATGAGAACGTAACCACGCTGGAAATGGACGTCGTCATCAGCCGGGATAGGCAGGTAGTTGTCTCACATGACCCGTATATGAACGCCGATTTCAGCACCGATCCGGCGGGGAATCCAGTCGACAAAAAATCCCAGAAAGAACTGGTTCTTTTTCAGATGGATTATACCGACATCAAACGCTATGACGTAGGTGTACGGGGCAATAGCGCTTTCCCGGAGCAACAGAAACTTAGCACGTATAAGCCACTGCTCACCGAGGTGATTGCTGCTGCCGAAGCTTATCAAAAAGAGAGAAACCGGCCACCGGTTTCGTACAACATTGAGCTAAAGAGTGAACCGTCTGAGTACAACAAAAGCCAGCCAGAGCCCGCTCTTTTCTGTGATCTGGTCCAGGCCATACTGCGTGATCAGCTCCCGGCCGGACGCATCACGATTCAAAGTTTTGACTTTGCGATTCTGCAACAATGGAAAAAACAGATAGACGCGGGTAAGTACCCCACCGTTCGGCTGTCGGCACTGGTTTCTAATTTACGAGGACCGGAGAAAAATCTGGACGAGCTTGGTTTCAAACCTGACATTTACAGTCCATACCATAAGTTAATGACCAGAAAACAGCTTGACTATTTACATGAGCAGCATATTCAGGTTATTCCCTGGACAGTTAATCAACGTAGTGATATGGAGCGTTTGAAACGTTGGGGTGTGGATGGTTTGATTACGGACTATCCAGACCGGGCCAAGGATTTATAAACCAAGCCTTACCTTTACCTGTTTTTACACCAAATCCGGTTCTATGTCGGTTTATCTATAAATTGCCAGTATGACTTTCCTCAACACCACGCTGAAATGGCTCCTAAAACGGCGTTTGCCGCGTATCGAGCGCATGATGACTCATCCCGGCGCGGTGCAGCAACAGGTTTTTTCGCAACTCATCCGGTCCGGACAACATACTGTCTGGGGGCGGCAGTACGGCTACAAGTCGATAAAAACCGTTCAGGATTTTCAGAAGCAGGTGCCGGTTTCGGGTTACGAAGAGCTATTTCCGTACATCGAGCGGGTTATGAAAGGCGAGAACCGAGTGCTTTGGCCCTCGCCTGTTCGCTGGTTTTCCAAATCATCCGGCACTACCAACGCCCGTAGCAAGTTTATCCCCGTCACAACCGAGTCGCTGGACGAGAGCCATTTTAAGGGTGGTAAGGACATGATGGCGATGTACATTGCCAACAATCCCGAAAGCCGGACTTTTGAAGGCAAAGGCTTGTCAATCGGCGGCAGCCTTCATGCCAACCCCTACAGCGTCAACAGCGCGGCCGGAGACGTATCGGCTGTCGTAATGAAAAACCTGCCTAGCTGGGCCCAATATATCCGGACACCCTCCATCGACGTCGCGCTCATGGACGAATGGGAAGCGAAACTCGATCGAATGGCAGAGGTTACCATGCATGAGAACGTAACGAGCATGCTGGGGACGCCCACCTGGGGGCTGGTATTGATCGACAAGATTCTGGCTAAAACAGGCTGCTCAAATATTCTGGAGGTCTGGCCAAACTTTGAACTGATGGTACACGGAGCCGTCAACTTCCAGCCGTACCGCAACTTATTTCAACACCAGGTTTTTCCCTCGAAAGGTGTTTTCTATCAGGAAGTTTACAACGCATCAGAAGGCTTTTTCGCCATTCAGGACGACCTGAGTCGCATCGGCGAAATGCTGCTGATGCTGGATTACGGCATTTTCTACGAGTTTGTCCCCCTCCACGAAGCCGATCAGCCGTTCCCGAAAGCACTGACCATTGACGAGGTAGAACTGGACAAAAACTATGCCCTGGTTGTCTCGACCAACGGTGGACTATGGCGGTATAAGATCGGCGATACGGTCCGCTTTACGTCGCTGTATCCGCACCGGCTCAAAGTCAGCGGGCGAACCAAGCATTTTATCAACGCCTTTGGCGAGGAGCTGATCGTCGACAACGCCGAGCAGGCCATTACCCGCGCCTGTGAACAAACTGGTGCCCGCATTTCGGACTATACCGCTGGACCAGTTTATATGGCAAACGGCGCCAACGGCTGCCACGAGTGGGTCATCGAGTTTGCCCAGGAACCGTATGATCAGCAAAAATTCGACAGAATTCTGGACGAAACACTCCGTCAGGTCAACTCGGACTACGACGCCAAGCGTTACCGTGATATGGTACTTAAGCAACCAATTATCCATACGGTACCCCGCGGAACATTCTACGCCTGGATGAAACAGCGCGGCAAACTGGGTGGTCAGCATAAAGTACCTCGTCTGGCTAACACGCGGGAATACCTGGATGATATTCTGGGTAATTCACTGCTGCGCGCTAACCCCTGATTAACTTTTTCTCGCGTAATAAAGCGAGCGTCATTACGTCCTTGTCGGAATTTGATACAACCTGCTTTAATACCTCGCAGACAAATAGTTCGTGGTCACCCGCGTCAACGGAGTGGAGCACCCGACACTGCGCGTAACCAATGGCTTCGGTCAGGTAAGGACAGCCACGATCGTCGAGCTTGTGCGGTAAGTTTTTGAATTTGTCCTTGTCCCGGCCAGACTGTTGCCCCAGTTTACGGATCAGTTTTGTCTGATCACTAGCCAGCAGGTTGACGTTCAGTAGACCACTCTCGCGAACCAACTCAATCGTATAATCCGTCTTGTAAAGAGCAACAGACAGTACTTTGCCGCCCATATCGGTCTGCATCAGCCAGGTTACAATATTGGCGTTGTAGCGAGCTGGGTTCCCCGCAGCGGTCGTGATGCTATGAACATCGTAATTCTTATATTTTAAAAGTCGTTTCGCCATTTCCCCTGTCCTTTCTGTTCCCCGGCCACAATGCTTACTTTTGTGTCGAACGAAGGTCCGGCTGTCGGTGTTTTACCTACGTACGCCAATTATCCGGATTAGGTCCTGTCTCATGAAATCTTTCGATATCCCAGCCTACTACCGAAGTAATATTATTACGCCCCTGAAGGAATTCAGGCGGAAACGCGACAAGCTGAAACGGGATTTCACCCCTACTCTACTCGATTTTGGTCCGATTCGTTTCTACGTAGCCCGGCATTTCGGCTTTTGCTACGGGGTCGAGAACGCAGTCGAAATTGCGTATAAAGCTATTGCCGAGAATCCGGGGAAGCGAATTTTCCTGCTCAGCGAAATGATTCATAATCCGGACGTTAATGCTGATTTACAGAGCCGGGGGGTACAATTCATTATGGATACTTCCGGCAGGCAGCTTATTTCCTGGGCAGAGCTGACACCAGACGATGTGATCATTATACCGGCGTTTGGCACGACACTCGAAACCCAGCAGCAGCTCAGTACCATCGGACTGGACGTAGCAAAATACGATACGACCTGTCCGTTTGTCGAGAAAGTATGGAATAAAGCCGGGCAGATCGGGCAGAAAAACTACACCATTGTAGTGCACGGTAAACCCAGTCATGAGGAAACCCGCGCTACGTTCTCGCATAGCAAGGAAAATGGCGCGACGGTAGTGGTTAAAGATATGGCCCAGGCGCGTCGGTTAGCGATGTATATCACCGCAGAGCTCTCTGCCGAGCAGTTTTATACCGAGTTTGCCGGACAATATTCGGCGGGCTTTGAACTCGAACGTGATCTGCAACGAATTGGTGTTGTTAATCAGACAACCATGCTGGCATCTGACACGCAAGGCATCGCCGATTATTTGAAGCAGGTCATGATTGATAAATACAGTCTGGCTCCTGACCAGGTCGACGCCCATTTTGCGAACACGCGCGACACGCTCTGCTACGCTACCAATGACAACCAGGATGCTACGTATGCGCTCCTGACGTACGAGGCTGATTTCGCTATCGTGGCGGGAGGCTACAATTCATCCAATACGTCGCATATTGTCGAATTATGCGAAGAAAAGCTCCCGACCTATTTTATCGAATCCGAGAAAAAGATTCTCTCTGATACGCTGATCCGGCATTACGATAGCTCCAAGAAGGATGAAGTCGTTACTGAACAGTTCTTGCCTGCTACGCGTCCGATTTCGGTACTGCTGACCTGCGGAGCCTCCTGCCCCGACGCTGTTGTCGAAGGCATTATGCTGAAACTGGTCAGTTATTTTCCGGATGCTTTGTCCATCGATCAGGTTATGGTTCCCTTCAACGCTTAACTACCGGATTCGGACCAGCACTTCCCGGCTTTCGTTGTTGAGCCGGTCTAGTGCTGTAACGACATAGGTATAGCGCTTACCCTGCTCGGCTGTCTTGTCGATAAAATGCGTAGTTTCCTCGCCGTTGCAGCGGGCAATGATAAAGCGGGGATCGTCGAGTCTAACGTGCGCCTGACGGCCATCAAACCGGTACACTAGATACGCATTGGCCCCGTCGCCGTCCAGAGCCTCGGCCGACTGATGCCAGGTCAATTCAACACCATCTGCCGTATCGGCGGCTTTCAGGTTGCGAGGTGGCATGGGTGGGATACTGTCCAGCCAGGGCATTGTTGGAACCAGCGCTGTGTACCGGTAGAAATTGGTTTGCAGTGAATCCCGAATAGCCATCGGGTTTTTTTTCAAATCCCGGGCGCTGAAAAAGACACTTCCCTGTATCCGTTGCTGCTGACGGTTGTAACGCATTTGATTGGGGAATTCGGTTTCCCGCCACCAGCCCGGATCACGTTCGGAGCCTTTTCCTACCCGGTAGGCAGCATGACCAATGTAAAGTTGGGCTTTACCCGTGTTTTTTGTCCACCAGTCTACCAGCGTTTTATAGGGAACCCGGTTGAACTCGGAACTGAAATATACCTGCGGAACAATGTAGTCGATCAAGCCTTCGCGCGCCCACTTTCGGGTATCGGCGTAGAGTTCGTAGTACGACTGACCACCGTTGGTTGCCGAACCGTCCGGGTCGTTACGTTGGTTCTTCCAGATACCAAAAGGGCTGATACCAAATTTTACCCAGGGCTTATAGGCCCGAATCGAATCCCGCAACTCGGTAACCAGCTTCGTTACGTTGTCGCGTCGCCAGTCGTCCTTTTTCATGCCGTTGTAATTGGCCTGGTACGTACTGTCGTCCTTCAATACCTGCCCCGGAATGGCATACGGATAAAAATAATCATCGAAATGGATACCGTCGACGTCGTACTCCCGAACAACATTGGCCACGATTCCGGCAATGTACGAGCGTACTGCCGGAACACCCAGATTGAAGAGTTTGCGCCCACCGTACGACAGCATCCATTCCGGTTTTTGATGCATAATATTCGTTGGAGCAATACTGGCTTTAGGACTGGCAACCGCCCGATCCAGATTAAACCAGGCATGAAATTCCATACCTCGCCGATGAGCTTCTTCGATCATGAATTCCAGCGGATCGTAGAACGGTTCCGGGGCTAATCCCTGGCGCCCCGTCAGCCATTCGGACCAGGGTTCAGAACTCTTCGCATAAAACGCATCGGCCGCCGATCGAATCTGTACTACTACGGCATTGAGCCCTGTCTGCTGTTGCTGGTCGAAATACGCCAGCAGTTCCTGTTGCTGACTATCGGACAGCATTCCTTTTTTACTGGGCCAGTCGATGTTATCGACCGTAGCAATCCAGGCCGCCCGAAACTCCCGTTTGGGTGGTGCTGGTGTCGGCAAAACAATCTCTTCATCGAAAACTTCGATGGGGACCGCCTGTACTAACGGCTTGCTTGGCTTTTGTTTGGTGGTCGTTGACTCTGATTTAACCGTATTGGGGCGTTGCGTAACGGGAGCAGGTTGTTTGGCAACCGGCCGGGGAGGCACTTTTCGAACGGTTACAGGCTTCGCCCGACGGCAGCCCGCTAATAGAACCAGGAAACAGAAAAGAACAGCGTAAGCAACTCGACGCATCAGGCAAAACAGTTAATTGCCAAAAATAAGGATAGTCTGGCTGTTGGCGTTTATTAAGCGGTGGTTTTGTCTTTTTTTCTGATTGCCTGGTTGCCTGATGATCGGCAGGCATCGCTGCAATAAACTACTTGATCCCAGTCCCGTTCCCATTTTTTCCTCCAGCTGAATGGCCGATTGCAAACCGGGCATATTTTCGTTGGCAAATCTGATTTTTTACGCATTTTCATACACAAAAAGCTATTTTTAGTAACTACAAGTATTGTAAAATTTGGCCAAAACAAACAAATAGCCTCTTTTCGTAAGGATATACTCCCTATCTTCAGCCCTCTAAACGTTCTGTACTTATCCATTTACCATACCTGCGCTGCCTTCTGTTTTTGCCAGACAACAGGCGTTGGTACAGTCATATCAAGCACGGTTGCCGCTTGTAACTTGTCTGTTTGGCTACTAAGTGAAAACCCTTAATTTTGTGCCGCTAAAAGTCAGGATACGTATTTTTCGTTTTGAATTTTGAAAAAATCCAACATGTTTTTAGATTTTTCTGTTTAAGGCGTAATTAAATCAGACTATCCTATTACTAATATAAATCAGACTTCACGTACGTATGAGCCACAAATTAGATCAGATAGATCGTAATGTATTAGAAATTCTTCAGGCGAATGCCAAAATCACTAACGCTCAGTTGTCAAAGGAAATTGGTCTTTCTCCTGCGCCAACGCTGGAGCGGGTGAAGAAGCTCGAAACCTCAGGCATTATCCAGAGCTACCACGCGCAGCTGAACCGGGAAAAAGTTGGTCTGGGCGTAACGACCTTCGTTATGGTAACACTGGTTGGCCACAAAAAAGACACGACGATGTCGTTCGTCGACAAGGTTAATAGTATTCCAGAAATTATCGAATGTCACCACATCACGGGCTCGGGCGATTTTCTGCTGAAAGTTATTTCGAAGGACATTGCCTCGTACCAGGCGCTGATGCTGGACGTTATTAACGAAATTAACGAGGTAGCCAGCACTCAAACAATGGTTATCATGTCAACCTTCAAGGAAAGTAAAGTGCTGCCTATCCCTTGATTAGCATAAACGACAAGTAAGCAAAATGCCCTACGGAAACGCGTTTCCGTAGGGCATTTTGCTTGGTTAATGGCTGTTACTTTTGCTTTCTACGTTCCTCACGGCGCGATTTTTTCAACTCGTCCAGCATCTTTTTTGCTTCCTTATGCTGACTGGACTTCCGGTCGGCTTTGTCCATCACTTCTTTGAAATAGGCTTGAGCCTGGTCATACTGCTTTTCCTGGATAGCAATCTTACCCAGCGCCAGCACTGACGACCAATAGTACCCTGCTCCCAGGGCATTGGTTTTCTTGGCAAAGTCAATTGACATCTGGTAATATCGCTTGGCTTCCGTCGGGTTGTGATAAAACAACTGGTTTATATAACCCAGAATATAGGCTGCCGTCCGTCCACTCACGCCTTCGTAACCGGACTGCGTTTTTTCCACTTTCACCAGAATATCTTTCGAAATCCGTTCGGCTTCTGCCAGTTTTCCCAATACAAAGGCCGAGCGAGCGTAATAGCGCTCAAAAAATGGGTTGTCCGGATACTGCTCATACATGTACTTGGACATATCATACGCCTTATCATACTGATTCTCTGTGCTGTAAATCTGCACCAGAAAGTAGCGGGCCTCTACCCGGGTGTAGAAAGCCGTGTTGGCTGTTTTCTCCAGTTGTTTAATGCCAACCTGCTTATTCCCTTTGGGAAAGAACGCCAGAATAGGCTTCAGGATCGGGTAATTTTCTGGAATCCACTGCGCGTAGAAGTTATAGATTCCATCGCCAAACAACAGTTCGGGACTGAAATCAGCGCTTCCTTTGCACTGATCGAAGTATTTCAGCGCGTTTTTTCCCGCAAAGGTTGCCTTGGCCCATTTCTTCCGTTCGGCATATAACCGACCTTTAAACGCATAGGCGGCTGCCAGAAAGAAAGCCGGTTCAAGCTTGTTCTTGCTATTGTCATACAGCTTTTCGGCCAGCGTGATCGTTGAGTCCATATACGATAAACAGCGGTCATCGTAACCGGTAATATCCGTATTGGGCACAATTTTCCACCACTCGGCCAGACCCATCAGAAAATAAGGCATAGGGTGTTTCGGATACCGCAGGTGCAGCCACCGAAATTCCTTGTCGGCTTCGTAGAATTTGTAGTTGTACATCTGATTGATGGCCTCCGCCGACTCAATCTGTACTCCGGGATGCTTCAGCAGCCCGTCATATACTTTATCAAACGCCGACGGATCGTAGAGTTGAGCCTTTGCCAAGGCAGCAATAGCCACAAACCATACCGTCAACAGTAGTTTATTCATTCGTCAGGATTTCATTTTCTTCTATCAACGTAATCCGTTGACAGTCCGTTTATACCGGCTTATTTTTAAAGAAATTTTGTTGGCGTCGGACTGGTGGCCGTATCTTTGATTTTGCGCTGACACCAACATGCTAACGATTAAAGACAAAACCTTCGTTCCGTTTATTACGGCCGATACCATTCAGGCCCGGATTCAAGAGCTTGCTGGGCAGATAAATCAGGATTACGCAACCCGCCAGCCACGTATCATCATTGTTCTGAACGGTGCCTTCATCTTTGCCGCCGATCTGATCAAACATCTAACAATTACCTGCGAGATCACGTTTATTCGGGTTGCCTCCTACTCCGCCACCCAATCGACGGGGCAATTGAAACAGATCATTGGCTTAAACGAACCGGTCGCCAATCAGGACCTGATCGTGATTGAAGATATTGTCGATACGGGTTTTACCATCTGCGAAATCTGCGATCAGCTTAAGGCCCAACAACCTGCTTCGCTGTCGATTGCTACGTTACTGTTCAAACCGGTCGCGCTCAGAAAGCCAATAGATTTACAGTACGTTGGTTTCGAGATTGAGAACCGATTCGTGCTTGGATACGGTCTGGATTATGACGGACTGGGACGCAACACACAGGACATTTTTGTGCTGGTAGAAGCCTGACTTTTAGCGATCCACTTCGCCCATTACCAGATCAACCGAGCCAATAACAGCGACCAGATCGGCCAGCATACTACCCCGGCTGATTTCGGGAATGACCGACAGGTTATGAAAACAGCACGAGCGGGCTTTGCAACGTACCGGCACGTCTGACTTACCGTCTGTCCGGAAAAAGAAGCCCAATTCTCCTTTCGCGCTTTCGGCTCTGATGTAAAAATCCATCGCCTTGGGACGAATTTTCTTGGGCACTACCGCCTGCGGATCATAATCGCGGGTCCGGCGATAATTGCCTTGGAGCTGATCCAGACATTGCTCTATGATTTTGATAGATTCGTAACACTCCAGCACCCGAACATTGTTCCGGTCCCAGCAGTCGCCAACTGTTCCCATCTGACCCATTCCGATGGGAACATCAAAATCCAGTTCAGGGTAAACCGAATACCCATCGACCCGGCGTAAATCATACCGCAGACCCGATCCACGCAGCACCGGGCCGGTACAGCCGTAGTTGATGGCAACATCCAGTGGAAGCACCCCTACATTGGCAGTACGTTTGATGAAGATTTCGTTTTCGATCACGAGCTGCTGCATCTCAACCAGCTTTGGTTTGAGATAGGTCACAAACTCCCGGCAACGCTCTTCAAAACCAACGGGCAGATCGTAGAACAAGCCGCCAACCCAAATGTAATTATAGAGCATCCGGGCGCCGGTGACCCATTCCAGTAAGCGTTGAATGTGCTCCCGGTCGCGCATGAGCCAGAGAAAGGGCGTATAGGCACCGATATCCAGTGCATACGTACCGACGCCCACAAAGTGAGCCGCAATCCGGTTCAGTTCGGCAACCAGCACCCGGATGTATTCGGTCCGCTTAGGGATATCGTTTTGGATGCCCAGCATGCGCTCAACACCCATTACATAAGCGTGTTCGCAGTTCATAGCTGCCAGATAGTCCAGCCGATCAACGAATGGGATAATCTGATTAAAAGGCAACGACTCAGCATGTTTGTCGAAACAGCGGTGCAGGTAGCCGATATGCGGCACTACGTCACGGATGATTTCGCCATCGGTAACGACCTCAAGCCGCAGAACCCCGTGGGTAGACGGGTGCTGCGGTCCCATATTGAGAATCATTTCGCCTTCCTCGAGCATCTCGGGCCGATAAACACCCGGTGCCGATGCCCGAAAATGCCCGGGTGCGTATTCGTATTGAATTGTTTGGGTTGCCATTCTACGGTCAAAGGTCGCCAGCGCACTGCCGAAAGTCAAAAACTAATTCGTAATTCATGGGCTAATGAGCTACAAATCATGGCTTTTTCTTAAAGATTCATTTGCCATATCGAAACGCATTTCGTATTTTTGCGCTCTTTATTGAGAAAACGAACTTAAGCAATGGCAAAGAAAGGCGCCAATAGAATCCAGGTTATTCTGGAATGCACCGAGCAGAAAGACAGCGGTGTTCCCGGTATGTCCCGGTATATCACGACGAAAAACCGGAAAAATACCCCCGCTCGTATCGAGCGTAAAAAGTACAACCCCTTCCTGAAGAAGGTAACGCTGCATAAAGAAATTAAATAAGGAACGTGTGGCCTGTTCTATCTGTTTATAAGCCAGATATAGACCACTTATCGCTTTACAGACATGGCAAAAAAGGTAGTTGCAACCCTGAAAACGAAGGACAACGGTAAATCTTTCGCTAAGATTATCAAAGCCGTTAAGTCGCCCGTAACCGGCGCTTATACCTTCAAAGAAGAAATGGTTCCGGTTGACGAAGTTCAGGCCGCCCTGAAAGCCTAACCTAGTTTTTTCGGAAAACGAGCAGGTCCCACCGCCCAACGGCATGTGGGACTTTTTTTGTTATAGCTTTGTTGAAAAGAAGGGCAAAAGTCCAATGGACTGGTTAACAGCTCTTTTAACTTTTGACCCTAGATGTTTGCTTATTAGTTATGGCTCTATTTGGCTTTTTCTCAAAAGAAAAGAAAGAAACGCTCGACAAAGGGCTGGAGAAAACAAAAGACAGTTTCTTCTCCAAACTCGGCCGCGCCGTAGTCGGCAAAGCTACCGTTGATGAAGAGGTACTGGACGAACTGGAAAACGTCCTCATTTCGTCGGATGTTGGGGTTGAGACGACCGTTAAGATCATCAACCGGATTGAAGAACGGGTGGCCAGAGATAAGTACATGGGCACCGACGAACTTGATCGGATTTTGCGGGAAGAAATCGCGGCCCTGCTTGCTACATCAGGCAACACGAGCGTAACGGAGGACTTTGAGCTTCCAGCCGATAAGAAGCCTTATGTTATCATGGTTGTCGGCGTCAACGGCGTTGGCAAGACAACAACGATTGGCAAACTGGCCGCCCAATTTCACAAACGGGGCAAACAGGTAGTCCTGGGCGCGGGTGATACGTTCCGGGCCGCTGCCGTTGATCAGCTCAAACTTTGGGGCGACCGCGTGGGTGTTCCGGTTATTTCGCACGGCATGAACACCGACCCATCGGCGGTTGCCTTTGATGCCGTCAAAAAAGCCACAGAGATGAACGCCGACGTTGTCATCATCGACACGGCAGGTCGCCTGCATAATAAAGTTAACCTCATGAACGAGCTGACCAAGATCAAACGGGTTATGCAGAAATTCACACCCGATGCCCCGCACGAAGTACTGCTCGTACTGGACGGTTCGACGGGTCAGAACGCGTTCATTCAGGCGACTGAATTTACGAAAGCAACCGAAGTAACGGCATTGGCCATTACCAAGCTGGACGGTACAGCCAAGGGTGGCGTTGTGATCGGCATATCTGATCAGTTCAAGATTCCCGTCAAATACATTGGCGTTGGCGAGAAGATAGACGATTTACAAGCGTTTGATAAGACGGAGTTTGTAGATTCGTTCTTTAAGCGATAACGACTTGTTATGGCAATCGTAGCAGATTTGGAGGCTGTGCATAGAGACGTTACGCGGCTGATGCAGCGCGTTTACGGCGATCGATTAACCAAAATTATTCTGTATGGTTCCTACGCCCGTGGCGATTTCCATGAAGAGACGGACATCGATTACCTGGTTGTCCTGCACGATGAAAAGGTATCGGCTTTTATGGAAGCGGCCAACACTCGCCCCGCGATCAGTGAAGTATTTGATGATTCGGGTATTGAGGTCTCGACAATAGTTGTCTCAAATGACCAGCTGATCAATTCAAATCGTTTTTTTTATCGTCAGGTACGAAAAGACGGGGTCTGCATTTATGAGCGAGGATCTGTTTTACAGCATTAGGAAGGCTGAAGGTTATCTATCGAACGCGAAAACGTTATTGACCACGCAATTCCCCAATGGCGCCATCACGTCAAGTTAGTATTGCTTTTTCTGGTTAGTTCGTGGGCTGCTCGCAGACAAAGATGTTTTTACAAAACGTCATTCGGCCGCTCGCGAGATGTTTTCCCTGCATTTTATAAAGACAGGTGAAATTCCAGAAATGTACAAAGACGATTTTGCTCTTCTGTTTGAGCGTCGGCAAATGGCAGATTATGATATGGATGGCGATTTTCCGATTGATGAAATTCAACGAGTGGTTAAAATCGCCGAAAACTTTCTCACGTACGTGAAAACGACCTA encodes:
- a CDS encoding glycerophosphodiester phosphodiesterase family protein, which translates into the protein MATLPTAPSFDVQGHRGCRGLMPENTVPAFKRALDENVTTLEMDVVISRDRQVVVSHDPYMNADFSTDPAGNPVDKKSQKELVLFQMDYTDIKRYDVGVRGNSAFPEQQKLSTYKPLLTEVIAAAEAYQKERNRPPVSYNIELKSEPSEYNKSQPEPALFCDLVQAILRDQLPAGRITIQSFDFAILQQWKKQIDAGKYPTVRLSALVSNLRGPEKNLDELGFKPDIYSPYHKLMTRKQLDYLHEQHIQVIPWTVNQRSDMERLKRWGVDGLITDYPDRAKDL
- a CDS encoding GH3 auxin-responsive promoter family protein, which produces MTFLNTTLKWLLKRRLPRIERMMTHPGAVQQQVFSQLIRSGQHTVWGRQYGYKSIKTVQDFQKQVPVSGYEELFPYIERVMKGENRVLWPSPVRWFSKSSGTTNARSKFIPVTTESLDESHFKGGKDMMAMYIANNPESRTFEGKGLSIGGSLHANPYSVNSAAGDVSAVVMKNLPSWAQYIRTPSIDVALMDEWEAKLDRMAEVTMHENVTSMLGTPTWGLVLIDKILAKTGCSNILEVWPNFELMVHGAVNFQPYRNLFQHQVFPSKGVFYQEVYNASEGFFAIQDDLSRIGEMLLMLDYGIFYEFVPLHEADQPFPKALTIDEVELDKNYALVVSTNGGLWRYKIGDTVRFTSLYPHRLKVSGRTKHFINAFGEELIVDNAEQAITRACEQTGARISDYTAGPVYMANGANGCHEWVIEFAQEPYDQQKFDRILDETLRQVNSDYDAKRYRDMVLKQPIIHTVPRGTFYAWMKQRGKLGGQHKVPRLANTREYLDDILGNSLLRANP
- a CDS encoding flavin reductase family protein, whose amino-acid sequence is MAKRLLKYKNYDVHSITTAAGNPARYNANIVTWLMQTDMGGKVLSVALYKTDYTIELVRESGLLNVNLLASDQTKLIRKLGQQSGRDKDKFKNLPHKLDDRGCPYLTEAIGYAQCRVLHSVDAGDHELFVCEVLKQVVSNSDKDVMTLALLREKKLIRG
- a CDS encoding 4-hydroxy-3-methylbut-2-enyl diphosphate reductase, giving the protein MKSFDIPAYYRSNIITPLKEFRRKRDKLKRDFTPTLLDFGPIRFYVARHFGFCYGVENAVEIAYKAIAENPGKRIFLLSEMIHNPDVNADLQSRGVQFIMDTSGRQLISWAELTPDDVIIIPAFGTTLETQQQLSTIGLDVAKYDTTCPFVEKVWNKAGQIGQKNYTIVVHGKPSHEETRATFSHSKENGATVVVKDMAQARRLAMYITAELSAEQFYTEFAGQYSAGFELERDLQRIGVVNQTTMLASDTQGIADYLKQVMIDKYSLAPDQVDAHFANTRDTLCYATNDNQDATYALLTYEADFAIVAGGYNSSNTSHIVELCEEKLPTYFIESEKKILSDTLIRHYDSSKKDEVVTEQFLPATRPISVLLTCGASCPDAVVEGIMLKLVSYFPDALSIDQVMVPFNA
- a CDS encoding glycoside hydrolase family 10 protein, whose protein sequence is MRRVAYAVLFCFLVLLAGCRRAKPVTVRKVPPRPVAKQPAPVTQRPNTVKSESTTTKQKPSKPLVQAVPIEVFDEEIVLPTPAPPKREFRAAWIATVDNIDWPSKKGMLSDSQQQELLAYFDQQQQTGLNAVVVQIRSAADAFYAKSSEPWSEWLTGRQGLAPEPFYDPLEFMIEEAHRRGMEFHAWFNLDRAVASPKASIAPTNIMHQKPEWMLSYGGRKLFNLGVPAVRSYIAGIVANVVREYDVDGIHFDDYFYPYAIPGQVLKDDSTYQANYNGMKKDDWRRDNVTKLVTELRDSIRAYKPWVKFGISPFGIWKNQRNDPDGSATNGGQSYYELYADTRKWAREGLIDYIVPQVYFSSEFNRVPYKTLVDWWTKNTGKAQLYIGHAAYRVGKGSERDPGWWRETEFPNQMRYNRQQQRIQGSVFFSARDLKKNPMAIRDSLQTNFYRYTALVPTMPWLDSIPPMPPRNLKAADTADGVELTWHQSAEALDGDGANAYLVYRFDGRQAHVRLDDPRFIIARCNGEETTHFIDKTAEQGKRYTYVVTALDRLNNESREVLVRIR
- a CDS encoding DUF2256 domain-containing protein gives rise to the protein MDKYRTFRGLKIGSISLRKEAICLFWPNFTILVVTKNSFLCMKMRKKSDLPTKICPVCNRPFSWRKKWERDWDQVVYCSDACRSSGNQAIRKKDKTTA
- a CDS encoding Lrp/AsnC family transcriptional regulator — encoded protein: MSHKLDQIDRNVLEILQANAKITNAQLSKEIGLSPAPTLERVKKLETSGIIQSYHAQLNREKVGLGVTTFVMVTLVGHKKDTTMSFVDKVNSIPEIIECHHITGSGDFLLKVISKDIASYQALMLDVINEINEVASTQTMVIMSTFKESKVLPIP
- a CDS encoding tetratricopeptide repeat protein; the protein is MNKLLLTVWFVAIAALAKAQLYDPSAFDKVYDGLLKHPGVQIESAEAINQMYNYKFYEADKEFRWLHLRYPKHPMPYFLMGLAEWWKIVPNTDITGYDDRCLSYMDSTITLAEKLYDNSKNKLEPAFFLAAAYAFKGRLYAERKKWAKATFAGKNALKYFDQCKGSADFSPELLFGDGIYNFYAQWIPENYPILKPILAFFPKGNKQVGIKQLEKTANTAFYTRVEARYFLVQIYSTENQYDKAYDMSKYMYEQYPDNPFFERYYARSAFVLGKLAEAERISKDILVKVEKTQSGYEGVSGRTAAYILGYINQLFYHNPTEAKRYYQMSIDFAKKTNALGAGYYWSSVLALGKIAIQEKQYDQAQAYFKEVMDKADRKSSQHKEAKKMLDELKKSRREERRKQK